From the Desulfosarcina sp. BuS5 genome, one window contains:
- a CDS encoding lysophospholipid acyltransferase family protein, translated as MKSCFHIYILLINQGKQLIDRYAAVSGQVDFNMRLNGYECLINIADNSDRGFILLTSHVGNWQIALTALNKIGKKVYLLMRREDNPAVIETLQVGIEKGAIEIISPDQYMGGVIEIMNALKNGHIVSIMGDRSYGVNTLDIPFLGETAFFPYSAFSMAAAQGCPIVVLFAAKVDYTSYLVDVSNILRPEYKGRRNKKEQLRYWVMSFAELIEAFVSKHPYQCFLFHDVWKKEIVDGRAAGQ; from the coding sequence TTGAAATCCTGTTTTCACATATACATACTCTTAATCAATCAGGGAAAACAGCTTATTGACAGATATGCGGCTGTTTCCGGACAAGTCGATTTTAATATGCGGTTAAACGGATATGAATGTCTGATTAATATAGCGGACAATTCCGACCGGGGGTTTATTTTACTTACATCACACGTAGGCAACTGGCAGATAGCTCTGACTGCATTAAACAAAATCGGGAAAAAAGTATATCTCCTTATGCGCAGGGAGGATAACCCGGCTGTTATTGAAACGCTTCAGGTGGGAATAGAAAAGGGAGCGATAGAGATAATATCGCCTGATCAATATATGGGAGGTGTTATCGAAATAATGAATGCCTTGAAAAATGGACATATTGTTTCGATCATGGGCGACAGGAGTTACGGCGTAAACACATTGGATATTCCATTTCTCGGAGAAACAGCATTCTTTCCATACAGCGCTTTCAGCATGGCTGCGGCACAGGGATGCCCGATAGTTGTTTTATTCGCAGCTAAAGTCGACTATACGAGCTATTTAGTGGATGTTAGCAATATATTACGCCCTGAATATAAGGGCAGAAGAAACAAAAAAGAACAATTAAGATACTGGGTAATGAGTTTTGCAGAACTTATTGAAGCATTTGTATCAAAACATCCTTACCAATGTTTTTTATTTCATGATGTTTGGAAAAAGGAGATAGTTGATGGGAGAGCAGCAGGGCAATAG
- a CDS encoding phosphopantetheine-binding protein, with the protein MGEQQGNSLPEIREELKKLLVENLALDDINPEEIKDDEILFGDGLGLDSLDAVEIVVILQRNFGLEIQDMEQGQKIFYSIETLANYVYENINQ; encoded by the coding sequence ATGGGAGAGCAGCAGGGCAATAGTTTGCCGGAGATTCGTGAAGAGTTAAAAAAACTTCTTGTGGAAAACCTGGCGCTTGATGATATTAACCCGGAAGAAATAAAAGACGATGAAATTCTTTTTGGTGACGGGCTTGGTCTTGATTCCCTGGACGCAGTGGAAATAGTGGTAATTCTCCAGAGGAACTTCGGCCTTGAAATACAGGATATGGAGCAGGGTCAAAAAATATTTTATTCAATCGAGACCCTTGCAAATTATGTTTATGAAAACATTAACCAATGA
- a CDS encoding beta-ketoacyl-[acyl-carrier-protein] synthase family protein codes for MKIAITGTGIISAAGRGVKETLATFKSGIGNPGPVSGFSTDLSYPVFEVKNLYITKQQDGMRTIRLAQTAAGEAVAEAGLSDKLSPYRVGVCLGTTVAGQLNDIDFYRKYRSSGAGPAEPVDRYLNGNLAESIACTLQVDGPQMTVVNACSSGADAIGVAAAWLKSGLCDIAIAGGADELNRVPFCGFGSLGILSGSACRPFDRERNGLNLGEGAGILVLEPEASARNRGIEPLLFLSGYGSAGDAYHLTAPHPEGAGLESAIKAALDEASISPDDISFVNAHGTGTRENDKVEGAMLLKMFGSEIKFYSTKGFTGHTLGAAGGLEAAFTAIGLKEGWIPAGPGFKSVDDQISISPVTKITPVKGTFALSTSLAFGGANTALIISLE; via the coding sequence ATGAAGATTGCAATAACCGGAACCGGTATCATTTCCGCCGCTGGCAGAGGTGTCAAAGAGACACTTGCAACATTCAAATCCGGCATCGGCAATCCCGGCCCGGTCTCCGGCTTTTCGACGGATTTATCGTATCCTGTTTTTGAAGTAAAAAATCTATACATAACGAAGCAACAAGATGGTATGCGCACCATCCGGCTTGCCCAGACTGCTGCCGGAGAGGCTGTGGCCGAAGCAGGCCTCTCGGATAAGCTCTCTCCGTACCGTGTGGGGGTTTGCCTTGGCACCACTGTGGCCGGCCAGTTGAATGATATAGATTTTTATCGTAAATACCGCAGCAGCGGCGCCGGCCCTGCAGAACCGGTGGATCGTTATTTAAATGGCAACCTTGCCGAAAGTATTGCCTGTACATTACAAGTTGACGGACCTCAAATGACAGTGGTAAATGCATGCTCATCAGGCGCTGATGCAATCGGTGTTGCTGCTGCCTGGCTGAAAAGCGGGCTTTGTGATATAGCTATTGCAGGAGGCGCGGACGAACTTAACCGGGTTCCGTTTTGCGGCTTTGGTTCGCTTGGCATTTTGTCCGGTTCGGCATGCAGACCATTTGACAGGGAAAGAAACGGATTAAACCTGGGAGAAGGCGCCGGGATTCTGGTTCTGGAGCCGGAAGCTTCTGCACGGAACAGAGGCATTGAACCATTATTATTTCTGTCCGGATACGGCTCTGCAGGCGATGCCTACCATCTCACAGCGCCGCATCCTGAAGGCGCAGGACTGGAATCTGCAATTAAAGCCGCGCTGGATGAGGCCAGTATAAGCCCGGATGATATATCCTTTGTCAATGCACACGGCACAGGCACAAGAGAAAACGACAAGGTTGAAGGCGCAATGCTGTTAAAAATGTTCGGGTCTGAAATTAAATTTTATTCCACCAAAGGTTTTACCGGGCATACTCTTGGAGCAGCCGGAGGTCTTGAAGCCGCATTTACCGCAATAGGCCTGAAAGAGGGCTGGATTCCGGCCGGCCCGGGTTTCAAATCTGTTGATGATCAAATATCCATCAGCCCGGTCACAAAGATTACTCCCGTAAAGGGTACTTTTGCGCTTTCTACATCACTGGCCTTCGGAGGCGCCAATACTGCGCTGATTATCAGCCTGGAATAA
- a CDS encoding beta-ketoacyl synthase N-terminal-like domain-containing protein has product MNITGIGTVFTRGRGINNFEAALIEGWVPPLQQPYSLLPDKSLPVYTVNKEYLVDKKLLKRIRRADKFSKMAVLAACDAVIDSGLGADKIESTGIILSTAFGPHATTFRFLNDIIDYGDGGVSPTLFSNSVHNAAASYIASVLNIHGPTLTLTQFKSSFHQALILAGLWIEQQRCDNVLVGSVDECSDVMKYICAEKLEIAGDGKIRPFRFSPVAPAVPGEGSVFFLVSKQDRPGKYCKISSVTTGNNLIDEKRPDMYILDADGMGGDETGYLQFASSGAIITGYAPVSGSMMAGSAFNCAAGALMLKNRVKYRCPVQDNPHSVNLCLKTEPADIDYIRCIKNNCSGETSAVSLRRAGA; this is encoded by the coding sequence ATGAATATTACCGGAATAGGTACGGTTTTTACAAGAGGACGTGGTATCAACAACTTTGAGGCGGCATTGATCGAGGGCTGGGTCCCTCCGCTTCAGCAACCATACTCCCTGCTTCCTGATAAGTCTTTGCCTGTATACACAGTTAATAAGGAATATCTCGTCGATAAAAAACTGTTAAAAAGAATTCGCAGGGCCGATAAATTCAGCAAAATGGCGGTTCTTGCGGCCTGTGATGCTGTTATTGACAGCGGCCTTGGCGCCGACAAGATCGAATCTACAGGAATAATTCTTTCAACGGCATTCGGTCCCCATGCAACAACGTTTCGTTTTCTTAATGATATTATAGATTATGGCGACGGAGGAGTATCCCCGACTCTTTTTTCCAATTCAGTTCATAATGCCGCTGCATCCTATATCGCATCAGTCTTGAACATTCACGGGCCTACTTTAACACTGACCCAATTTAAATCCTCCTTTCACCAGGCCCTGATTCTGGCCGGACTCTGGATTGAGCAGCAAAGATGTGATAATGTTCTGGTTGGAAGTGTGGACGAATGCAGCGATGTGATGAAATATATATGTGCGGAAAAGCTTGAAATTGCAGGGGACGGCAAGATCAGGCCTTTCCGGTTTTCTCCTGTTGCGCCGGCTGTTCCAGGAGAAGGATCCGTTTTTTTCCTTGTCTCTAAACAAGATAGGCCGGGAAAGTATTGTAAAATTTCATCTGTAACAACGGGAAACAACTTAATTGACGAAAAGAGACCCGATATGTATATTCTTGATGCCGACGGAATGGGAGGCGATGAGACTGGATACTTGCAATTTGCCTCATCCGGTGCAATAATTACAGGATATGCACCTGTTTCCGGCAGCATGATGGCAGGCAGCGCTTTTAATTGCGCAGCCGGCGCTTTGATGCTGAAAAACCGGGTTAAATACAGGTGCCCGGTTCAGGATAATCCCCACTCCGTAAACCTGTGTTTAAAAACCGAACCTGCGGATATTGATTATATCAGATGTATAAAAAATAATTGCAGTGGAGAAACTTCCGCTGTCAGCCTGCGGCGGGCCGGAGCTTGA
- a CDS encoding acyl carrier protein encodes MKHIEETLVNELAVILSRDPAAILPETPLHELGVDSLSFVELLVFIEKTFKIQLMESGLTKKDFQTVRSLSFTISKMSNPPL; translated from the coding sequence ATGAAACATATCGAAGAAACCCTTGTCAATGAACTTGCGGTAATTTTATCCAGAGATCCTGCTGCAATATTGCCTGAAACACCCCTGCATGAACTCGGAGTTGATTCCTTGAGCTTTGTTGAACTTCTTGTTTTTATTGAAAAAACATTTAAGATACAATTAATGGAATCAGGTTTGACCAAAAAAGATTTTCAGACTGTCCGTTCCCTTTCATTTACCATAAGCAAAATGAGCAACCCGCCCTTATAA
- a CDS encoding FAD-dependent oxidoreductase: MSRKQIECEVLVVGGGVAGLCAAVTSARSGAETILIEKNDFPGGTAVTGLHSFICGLYLNGVTMPGKTLNRGIAREITAGLKRLAPGTNIYKMGRVYVLPFSTGDLVSVFRALSENTDRLVLLYNTRAVSVQSGHDRIVSVTACDLMDQIDIKAGFVIDCSGDGVIIKLAGLKYRSATPDKRQLAGFTFKLKGLYPPDDMASIKVPYYLARAVRAQKIPFHLKFTTFIAEDDGDEGFCRLAIPPGSEANRVLQAQADARLVHSVLRKKIPAFRDSYIMEKSSAVVDREGIRLSGEYLLTGEDVLKGKKFSDGIVKSSWPIEFWYQNRGPRYQYLLPGDYYTIPFGCLKDKMIKNFLCAGRCISVTGEALGSTRVMGTCMSMGEQAGQVAASGYRFPHK; encoded by the coding sequence ATGTCCCGCAAACAAATAGAATGTGAAGTGCTGGTTGTGGGGGGTGGTGTTGCCGGTTTATGCGCCGCCGTCACCTCTGCCAGGTCAGGCGCTGAAACTATTCTGATTGAAAAAAATGATTTCCCGGGCGGCACGGCTGTTACCGGTTTGCATAGTTTTATTTGCGGGCTCTATTTAAACGGCGTAACAATGCCGGGGAAGACCCTGAACAGGGGTATTGCGCGTGAAATCACGGCGGGATTAAAAAGACTTGCTCCAGGGACAAATATTTATAAAATGGGAAGGGTGTATGTCCTCCCGTTTTCAACAGGAGATCTTGTTTCTGTTTTCAGGGCATTGAGTGAAAACACTGACCGCCTGGTCCTTTTGTATAATACCAGGGCTGTTTCCGTGCAATCAGGGCATGACAGAATTGTTTCCGTAACCGCATGTGATTTAATGGACCAAATTGATATCAAGGCCGGATTTGTCATAGATTGTTCGGGTGATGGTGTAATAATTAAATTAGCAGGCTTGAAATACAGATCGGCGACGCCGGATAAACGTCAATTGGCAGGATTTACATTTAAGCTCAAGGGCCTTTACCCTCCGGATGATATGGCAAGTATTAAGGTGCCGTACTATCTGGCCCGGGCGGTAAGAGCACAAAAGATTCCTTTTCACCTGAAGTTTACCACTTTTATTGCAGAGGATGATGGGGATGAAGGTTTTTGCCGGCTCGCCATTCCTCCCGGTTCAGAAGCGAATAGAGTGTTACAGGCACAAGCGGATGCCCGGCTGGTACATTCTGTTCTTAGAAAAAAGATCCCTGCTTTTCGGGATTCTTACATCATGGAAAAATCTTCAGCCGTAGTTGACCGGGAGGGGATCCGTTTAAGCGGCGAATATTTATTGACCGGAGAGGATGTGTTAAAGGGTAAAAAGTTTTCTGACGGCATAGTCAAAAGTTCATGGCCGATAGAGTTTTGGTACCAAAACAGGGGCCCACGCTATCAATATCTGTTACCTGGTGATTACTATACAATTCCTTTCGGATGTCTCAAGGATAAAATGATAAAAAATTTTTTATGCGCCGGACGATGTATATCAGTAACCGGTGAAGCATTAGGCTCCACCCGGGTTATGGGCACCTGTATGTCGATGGGTGAGCAGGCCGGCCAAGTCGCCGCATCAGGATATAGATTTCCACATAAATAA
- a CDS encoding class I adenylate-forming enzyme family protein: protein MNIVELIRKETSAFQDKIAVIQNDDKLSYKELLVKINKAADELKRNGLGQGDRVGLLCEDSIDYIITCLAVLSVYAVIVPVPDSCSHAETDELIDRIDVNFFIFDRSEYSTESYSNDSKIVFADIVVTKELWIYKRRADNSLPGEYHNLNPAFIRFTSGTTGESKGVLLSHETIVQRTDAANNALDITSDDVVIWMLSMSFHFVVTILLFLRQGATIIICSGSFPDSLQQGLKNNRGTFIYASPFHYRMMIKSDMFPPATFSCYRLAVSTATHLSVSTAADFHRKFGLELSQAYGLIEVGLPFINNSKNPAKRESAGKILPDYRVRIANPNQEGIGEIYIKGKGMFDAYFSPWRSRNQVAPDGWFATGDLGRLDNDGFLFIAGRKKNIINFTGMKIFPYEVEYVINQYHEVQDSLVYANPHNIYGELPCARIVLKNGTTDDFDLNKLRKFCYQRLASYKVPKEFILVKELDRTASGKLKR, encoded by the coding sequence ATGAATATTGTTGAATTAATCAGAAAGGAAACTTCGGCTTTTCAGGATAAAATCGCAGTTATACAGAACGATGATAAGCTTTCCTATAAAGAACTGTTGGTTAAGATTAATAAAGCAGCCGACGAGTTAAAAAGAAACGGTCTAGGGCAGGGAGATCGGGTCGGATTATTATGTGAAGACTCTATAGATTATATCATTACCTGTTTGGCAGTACTCTCCGTTTATGCGGTGATAGTTCCGGTTCCGGATTCTTGTTCACATGCCGAAACGGATGAGCTTATTGACCGGATAGACGTAAACTTTTTTATCTTTGACAGATCTGAATATTCTACTGAATCCTATAGTAATGACAGCAAGATTGTTTTTGCCGATATTGTTGTGACAAAAGAACTTTGGATTTATAAACGCAGGGCAGACAACAGCTTGCCCGGAGAGTATCACAATCTTAATCCTGCGTTTATAAGATTTACATCAGGAACTACAGGTGAGAGCAAGGGGGTTCTCCTTTCCCATGAAACCATAGTTCAAAGAACGGATGCTGCTAATAATGCTCTGGATATAACTTCCGATGATGTGGTGATCTGGATGCTTTCCATGAGTTTTCATTTTGTGGTCACAATTTTGCTTTTTTTAAGGCAAGGCGCAACCATTATAATCTGTTCAGGCTCGTTTCCCGATTCACTGCAGCAAGGACTGAAAAACAATAGGGGCACATTTATCTATGCATCACCCTTTCATTACCGAATGATGATAAAATCAGATATGTTCCCGCCTGCAACATTCAGTTGCTACCGTCTGGCAGTATCAACCGCCACACATTTATCTGTATCCACAGCCGCCGATTTTCACAGGAAATTCGGATTGGAACTCTCCCAGGCCTACGGTTTGATTGAGGTCGGGCTTCCGTTTATTAATAATTCAAAAAACCCTGCCAAACGTGAATCTGCAGGAAAAATTCTTCCTGATTACAGGGTCAGAATTGCAAATCCGAATCAAGAGGGAATCGGTGAAATATATATAAAGGGCAAAGGGATGTTTGATGCCTATTTTTCACCATGGAGGAGCAGAAACCAGGTTGCACCGGACGGATGGTTTGCGACCGGCGACCTTGGCAGACTGGATAATGACGGTTTCCTTTTTATTGCGGGGCGTAAAAAAAACATCATAAATTTTACCGGCATGAAGATATTTCCATATGAGGTGGAATATGTAATTAATCAGTACCATGAGGTGCAAGACTCCCTGGTTTACGCCAATCCGCACAATATTTACGGAGAACTGCCATGTGCCAGGATAGTGCTGAAAAACGGGACAACAGACGATTTTGATTTAAACAAACTCAGAAAATTTTGCTATCAGCGCCTTGCTTCATATAAAGTGCCCAAAGAATTTATACTTGTAAAAGAATTAGACAGGACAGCCAGCGGCAAACTCAAACGGTGA
- a CDS encoding BPTD_3080 family restriction endonuclease — MDNRFFEQPILNSPYEYPALHWELDNEGQPTQRIIKNRRSAKFITPIPKPKKRKNKDAPQQQEFVFDEGKGLSTKEQQYDPTPIINALRRDVDKWRTLKNPNDWKVSPETARLIQHWRHHKFNDIRPFFCQVEAIETAIWLTEVAPKSGKSEKGFLKHLVNANNDANPELMRLALKMATGTGKTTVMAMLIAWQTINAVRRPTSKKFTRGFLIVTPGITIRDRLRVLFPNDPDSYYASRELVPNDMLSDLKRAKIVITNYHAFKQRERMELSRGGRSLLQGRGEALNTLETEGQMIQRVMPDLMGIKNIMVFNDEGHHCYREKPGENDVSTLKGDDKKEAQKNNEAARLWISGLETVNRKLGISRVIDLSATPFFLSGSGYVEGTLFPWTMSDFSLMDAIECGIVKLPRVPVADNIPGEEMPKFRNLWQHIGKKMPKKGRDKSKVLDPLSLPVELQTALEALYGHYKKTYDLWEENGIHVPPCFIIVCNNTSTSKLVYDYISGFYRENEDGTSQLVNGRLELFRNFDEHGNQLGRPNTLLIDSRQLESGDALDKNFRNMAADEIDRFRREIIERTGDRCQAENITDHDLLREVMNTVGKQGRLGESIRCVVSVSMLTEGWDANTVTHILGVRAFGTQLLCEQVIGRALRRQSYDLNEEGLFNVEYADILGIPFDFTAKPVIAPPQPPGETIHVKAVRPERDALEIKFPRVQGYRVELPKERLTAEFNEDSVLELTPGIVGPSITKNQGIIGEGVDLSLKHLKDMRRLTLLFHVTKRLLYTKWRDPDKDPELHLFGQLKRITRQWLDNCLLCKGGTYPAQLMYQELADMACERITAAITRSLIGERPVKAVLDPYNPTGSTMHANFNTSKKSRWQTDARRCHINWVIIDSDWEAEFCRVAESHPKVKAYVKNHNLGLEVPYRYGSEMRTYLPDFIVLIDDGRDKPMNLIVEIKGYRREDAKEKKSTMETYWVPGVNNHGHYGRWAFAEFTEVYRIESDFKAKVEAEFNKMIEQVLITGKV; from the coding sequence ATGGATAATCGATTCTTTGAACAACCCATCCTCAACTCCCCATATGAATATCCGGCACTGCACTGGGAGCTTGATAATGAAGGCCAGCCGACACAGCGAATTATTAAAAACCGTCGCAGCGCAAAGTTCATCACTCCGATTCCAAAGCCGAAAAAACGCAAAAACAAAGATGCGCCCCAACAACAGGAATTTGTTTTCGACGAGGGCAAGGGGCTTTCAACTAAAGAGCAACAATACGACCCAACGCCGATCATCAATGCCCTTCGTCGTGATGTGGATAAATGGCGAACTTTAAAGAATCCAAATGACTGGAAAGTTAGTCCCGAAACGGCCCGCCTGATTCAGCACTGGCGTCACCATAAGTTCAATGATATCCGCCCATTCTTTTGTCAGGTGGAAGCAATCGAGACGGCCATCTGGCTTACCGAGGTCGCCCCAAAATCCGGTAAAAGCGAAAAAGGCTTTCTTAAACATCTTGTAAACGCAAACAACGACGCAAACCCGGAACTTATGCGCCTGGCTCTGAAAATGGCTACAGGCACAGGTAAAACTACCGTTATGGCAATGCTGATTGCCTGGCAGACCATCAATGCCGTGCGTCGCCCCACCAGTAAAAAATTTACACGAGGTTTCCTGATTGTCACTCCGGGCATAACTATCCGCGATCGGCTTCGCGTACTTTTTCCCAATGATCCGGACAGCTACTATGCAAGCCGTGAATTGGTGCCAAACGATATGCTTTCTGATCTGAAACGGGCAAAAATTGTAATTACCAATTATCATGCGTTTAAACAGCGTGAACGAATGGAACTTTCCAGGGGAGGTCGTTCCCTGCTTCAGGGCCGGGGCGAAGCTTTAAATACATTAGAAACAGAAGGCCAGATGATTCAGCGGGTGATGCCCGACCTCATGGGAATAAAAAATATCATGGTGTTCAATGATGAGGGGCACCATTGTTATCGAGAGAAACCAGGCGAAAATGATGTAAGTACTTTGAAAGGTGATGATAAAAAAGAAGCCCAAAAAAATAATGAAGCCGCACGTCTCTGGATTTCCGGTCTTGAGACTGTTAATCGAAAACTCGGCATTTCGCGTGTTATTGATTTATCGGCAACACCATTTTTTTTAAGCGGCTCCGGTTATGTCGAAGGCACCCTGTTTCCATGGACCATGAGTGATTTTTCATTGATGGATGCCATTGAATGCGGAATCGTCAAACTGCCGAGAGTACCGGTAGCCGACAACATACCCGGAGAAGAGATGCCAAAATTCCGAAATCTCTGGCAGCATATTGGTAAAAAAATGCCAAAAAAAGGTAGAGACAAGTCAAAAGTTCTTGATCCTCTCAGCCTGCCGGTTGAACTGCAGACCGCGCTGGAAGCCCTTTACGGGCATTACAAAAAAACATATGATCTATGGGAAGAAAACGGCATTCATGTGCCGCCCTGCTTTATCATTGTCTGCAACAACACCTCCACATCCAAACTGGTTTATGATTATATTTCCGGTTTTTACAGGGAGAATGAAGATGGTACAAGTCAGTTAGTAAATGGCCGTTTGGAGCTGTTTAGAAATTTTGATGAACATGGCAATCAGTTGGGGCGTCCAAACACCTTGCTTATTGACAGCCGGCAACTGGAATCCGGCGATGCGCTGGATAAAAATTTTCGGAACATGGCAGCCGACGAAATTGATCGTTTCCGCCGGGAAATTATCGAGCGCACCGGTGACCGTTGTCAGGCTGAAAATATTACGGATCATGATCTGCTCAGGGAGGTCATGAACACTGTCGGCAAGCAGGGACGACTGGGTGAATCGATCCGATGCGTGGTGTCAGTCTCCATGCTCACCGAGGGATGGGATGCCAATACTGTCACCCATATTCTTGGCGTGCGTGCGTTTGGAACACAGCTTTTGTGTGAACAGGTTATTGGCCGCGCTCTGCGCCGTCAATCTTATGACCTTAACGAAGAAGGTCTCTTCAATGTTGAGTATGCCGATATACTGGGAATCCCGTTTGATTTCACAGCCAAACCGGTGATAGCGCCGCCTCAGCCGCCAGGAGAAACCATCCATGTCAAAGCGGTTCGACCTGAACGCGACGCTCTTGAAATAAAATTTCCCCGTGTCCAGGGTTATCGCGTTGAATTGCCAAAAGAACGTCTGACGGCTGAGTTTAATGAAGACTCTGTTCTGGAGTTGACACCGGGTATCGTTGGTCCGTCTATTACCAAAAATCAGGGCATAATCGGTGAGGGTGTGGATCTCAGCCTGAAGCATCTAAAAGACATGCGGCGATTAACCCTGCTGTTTCACGTTACCAAACGTTTACTATACACAAAATGGCGAGATCCTGACAAAGATCCCGAGCTGCATTTGTTTGGTCAGCTCAAGAGAATCACAAGGCAGTGGCTTGACAATTGTCTGCTCTGTAAAGGCGGCACGTATCCGGCCCAGTTGATGTACCAGGAACTGGCTGACATGGCCTGTGAACGGATTACTGCCGCCATTACCCGTTCCCTGATCGGGGAACGACCTGTCAAAGCAGTGCTTGATCCGTATAATCCCACCGGCTCCACCATGCACGCAAACTTCAATACCTCCAAAAAGAGCCGCTGGCAAACAGATGCCCGGCGATGTCATATCAACTGGGTGATTATTGACAGCGACTGGGAGGCCGAATTCTGCCGAGTAGCGGAATCTCATCCAAAAGTAAAGGCATATGTCAAGAACCATAACCTTGGGCTGGAAGTCCCATACCGCTATGGATCTGAAATGCGGACGTACCTGCCTGATTTCATTGTCCTGATTGATGACGGCCGGGACAAGCCTATGAACCTGATTGTTGAAATCAAGGGATATCGCCGCGAGGATGCCAAAGAAAAAAAATCTACTATGGAGACCTACTGGGTTCCTGGCGTAAATAACCACGGACATTATGGGCGCTGGGCATTTGCTGAATTTACCGAAGTTTACCGGATCGAATCTGACTTTAAAGCAAAAGTTGAAGCGGAATTTAATAAAATGATTGAACAGGTATTAATAACGGGAAAGGTTTAA